In Paenibacillus ihbetae, the following are encoded in one genomic region:
- a CDS encoding putative holin-like toxin, translating into MEVKDALTIMFLFGSFILALLTYINSNNKKK; encoded by the coding sequence ATGGAAGTTAAGGATGCACTGACGATCATGTTTCTATTTGGATCGTTTATCCTTGCCCTTTTAACATACATCAATTCCAACAACAAGAAAAAGTAA
- a CDS encoding DUF1643 domain-containing protein: protein MKQGAVFDPERNYRYLLTREWDITLPKLLFIMLNPSTASEISEDQTSRQCLYFANKFQYGSLEVVNLYSLISTDPKRLKESLIDPVGLETDKYIIEAALRADRVVIAWGEKHFFNKRDKHVMELLRSEGIDLFCLKKAKSGHPRHPSRLGHDINELIYYG from the coding sequence ATGAAGCAAGGCGCTGTGTTTGATCCAGAAAGAAATTATAGATACTTATTGACTAGAGAATGGGATATCACACTACCCAAGCTATTATTCATAATGTTAAACCCCAGTACAGCAAGTGAAATCTCAGAAGATCAGACTTCAAGACAATGTCTATATTTTGCAAACAAATTTCAATATGGATCACTTGAAGTAGTCAATCTCTATAGTTTGATTTCAACTGATCCAAAAAGGCTAAAAGAATCATTAATAGACCCTGTAGGGCTTGAAACTGACAAGTATATTATAGAAGCAGCACTAAGAGCCGATAGAGTGGTCATAGCATGGGGCGAAAAACACTTTTTTAACAAAAGAGACAAACACGTAATGGAATTATTGAGGAGTGAAGGAATTGATCTATTTTGCTTAAAGAAGGCTAAGTCTGGCCATCCTAGACATCCTTCAAGACTTGGACACGACATAAATGAATTGATTTATTATGGATGA
- a CDS encoding GrpB family protein, whose translation MSDPIIVVPYDSSWKQEFKSIGFEIQQALGELAIRIDHIGSTSIEGLDAKPIIDIQISVRSLEPMEIYKTKLENIGFVYRYDNPDLTKRYFREKLGRKRIHIHIKEFGSWSEQCSLLFRDYLRTNVDERRKYAEVKYDLMKQYRNDRDRYVEGKEPIIWEIMSRASKWSQVTGWKPGKTDM comes from the coding sequence ATGTCAGATCCGATTATTGTAGTACCGTATGATTCTTCTTGGAAACAAGAATTTAAAAGTATTGGTTTTGAGATTCAACAAGCACTTGGCGAGCTAGCTATTCGAATAGATCATATCGGCTCAACTTCTATTGAAGGATTAGATGCAAAACCTATAATTGATATTCAGATTTCGGTCCGATCACTCGAACCGATGGAGATATACAAAACTAAGCTCGAGAACATAGGATTTGTCTATAGGTATGATAATCCTGACCTAACAAAACGATATTTCCGTGAGAAGCTTGGAAGAAAACGAATTCATATCCATATAAAAGAATTTGGAAGTTGGTCTGAACAATGTTCACTATTATTTAGGGATTACCTTCGGACTAATGTAGATGAGCGCAGAAAATATGCGGAAGTAAAATATGATTTGATGAAACAATATCGTAATGATCGGGATCGATATGTAGAAGGCAAGGAACCGATAATTTGGGAAATCATGAGCAGGGCCAGCAAATGGAGTCAAGTTACTGGATGGAAACCAGGGAAGACCGATATGTAA
- a CDS encoding SRPBCC family protein: MGNNLNQSFEITRVFNAPRELVFKAWTELEHFVKWWGPKGSTLEVVKMDAQSGGALLSFQTSPDGKLVMWRKFEYQEVVAPEKVTYIQSFSDEKGNTIRAPFSTSWPLEILNIITFEDSKGKTVLKLKGYPMNASAKEQELYNGMAPKLQQDLEGTFDKLADYLVFLS, encoded by the coding sequence ATGGGTAATAATTTAAATCAATCGTTTGAAATTACGCGTGTATTCAATGCCCCTCGCGAACTCGTATTTAAAGCATGGACAGAGCTTGAGCATTTCGTGAAATGGTGGGGACCAAAGGGGTCCACCCTCGAAGTCGTTAAAATGGACGCTCAATCAGGTGGTGCATTGTTAAGTTTTCAGACGTCTCCTGACGGAAAACTAGTTATGTGGAGAAAATTTGAGTACCAAGAGGTTGTCGCCCCTGAGAAAGTTACTTATATCCAATCCTTTTCCGATGAGAAAGGCAATACGATCCGAGCGCCATTTAGCACGAGTTGGCCTCTTGAAATTTTGAATATCATAACATTTGAAGATAGCAAAGGTAAAACTGTCTTAAAACTGAAAGGTTACCCTATGAACGCTTCCGCTAAGGAACAAGAATTATACAACGGTATGGCACCAAAGCTCCAACAAGATCTTGAGGGGACTTTCGATAAACTTGCCGACTATCTTGTCTTCCTGAGTTAG
- a CDS encoding GNAT family N-acetyltransferase produces the protein MDKENPTLPILTDRLMIRKLTRRDQEHIYDLCLQAFTNDWPAGWKMNYQQASDFLDWQISKYDTFNVISDSVYFAVVSRDNSTFIGHCHVGNIEELGETEVGYGIAKKYRGLGYATEVAQALTQWALNTFNLKYVAATIVDNNFQSLKVIEKAGFVKYGRKKIPSLDEQNEFNYFRYYNPSQKREI, from the coding sequence ATGGATAAAGAAAACCCAACATTGCCGATATTGACTGATCGCTTAATGATAAGGAAACTTACTAGAAGAGATCAAGAACACATCTACGACCTATGTTTGCAGGCGTTTACTAATGATTGGCCTGCGGGATGGAAGATGAACTATCAACAAGCATCTGATTTTCTGGATTGGCAAATAAGTAAATATGATACCTTTAATGTCATCTCTGATTCAGTTTATTTTGCGGTAGTGTCAAGAGATAATTCTACTTTTATCGGGCATTGTCATGTCGGGAATATAGAAGAGCTTGGAGAAACTGAAGTTGGTTATGGGATTGCAAAAAAATATAGAGGCTTAGGATATGCAACGGAAGTTGCACAAGCATTAACACAATGGGCCTTAAATACATTTAATCTTAAATATGTGGCGGCTACTATTGTGGACAATAATTTTCAATCGTTAAAGGTGATTGAGAAGGCTGGATTCGTTAAATACGGTAGGAAGAAAATCCCTTCATTGGATGAACAGAATGAGTTCAATTATTTTAGATATTATAATCCGAGTCAAAAAAGAGAGATTTAA
- a CDS encoding GNAT family N-acetyltransferase, translating into MNPILIDFPNQFTTERLLIRAPLPGDGKVVYESILSSINELKEWFSLFAQTEHSEQSIEEILREEHVKFIKREYLRLLIFDKETEQFIGLSGLYKPDWEIRKFEIGYWIDTRMSGKGYMTEAVQGITNFAFTELKARRVEIRCDTLNFKSKAIPERLGFQLEGTLRCNDLSADKSQIRDTHIYALVK; encoded by the coding sequence ATGAATCCAATACTAATAGATTTTCCAAACCAATTTACAACTGAAAGGTTATTGATTAGAGCACCTCTACCTGGTGATGGCAAGGTAGTGTATGAGAGTATATTATCCTCGATCAATGAGCTCAAGGAGTGGTTTTCGCTTTTTGCACAGACAGAACATTCTGAACAGTCAATCGAAGAAATTCTACGAGAAGAACATGTAAAGTTTATTAAGAGAGAATATCTTAGACTTTTGATATTTGATAAAGAAACTGAACAATTCATTGGTTTATCTGGATTGTATAAGCCAGATTGGGAGATACGTAAATTTGAAATCGGATACTGGATTGATACACGTATGAGCGGAAAAGGGTATATGACTGAAGCAGTTCAAGGAATTACCAATTTTGCCTTTACAGAGTTGAAGGCTAGAAGAGTAGAAATTCGTTGTGATACTTTAAATTTTAAGAGTAAGGCGATTCCGGAACGATTAGGCTTTCAATTAGAAGGAACCTTAAGATGTAATGATTTATCAGCAGATAAGAGTCAGATAAGAGATACTCATATTTACGCTCTAGTTAAATAA
- a CDS encoding stalk domain-containing protein, with the protein MEVKRTLYVLVLFSLLVGLGLAGTNQGSASAEGAELQIKDIAGKNTYLMSDGSMWSLIDGRHSIRTPGRVAAISGYEYGGIGMTQDGRLVEWGIGKGPQVVPGTSGVKQISGSYWLKSDGTVWSGNVKVNNLSGILLIANADQELAALSSSGELLLEDNYKNDQFKKLGIVDNPASVKSMTVHSGRVALLHDNGDVVVYETSNFDDNGRIIPVTVAQQAAHIVYVSNEPTDLLIVTLQDGTVWTTGTYKDRWKLKEQITGLSGIVRTSIYGNVKDWSEGFYAQRSDGSWVHHKDGQNKNVDVPVVKSLSVAISNATPYIGESLEVSIQENYTNGAKIKVPVKDASIEIEKPYLLSVQKNGTLKSAGVGKTQITVTSGGQSKSVTVSSSLRNNLKFAKQINGNVMVPAKAVIQALGGTYSAKSGGVEAKFGQTVLTFKAGSNQAKLNESSIRLKAAPMNDKGELLIPASVLSDALGAKTTWDAKWKQAHISLGTDATLTVVSSETVGLIKKAMQGNLVKFIGRTYWVNEFEDLERFSKLTVTDILPDDKGEFNVIFKTASGKTVKSYPMRSSEVTQLFADRSSLLTYDPYKKYKWSASIWKQIKAGQVSLGMTKEQVQLSWGNPAAKDITSGGGKTIETWGYSNFNIVSFVNGKAILIIM; encoded by the coding sequence ATGGAAGTGAAAAGAACGTTGTATGTTCTCGTTTTGTTCAGCTTGCTGGTGGGACTCGGTTTGGCGGGAACGAACCAAGGTAGCGCCTCCGCTGAAGGGGCTGAGCTCCAGATCAAAGACATTGCGGGAAAGAATACCTATCTGATGAGTGACGGCTCCATGTGGTCCCTAATTGACGGGCGCCATAGCATTCGTACGCCAGGTCGTGTTGCAGCCATTAGCGGTTATGAGTACGGGGGCATCGGGATGACGCAGGATGGCCGCTTAGTGGAATGGGGCATCGGCAAGGGACCTCAGGTCGTTCCGGGTACAAGCGGCGTGAAGCAGATTTCGGGTTCCTACTGGCTGAAGTCGGATGGTACCGTATGGAGCGGCAATGTAAAAGTAAACAATCTCAGCGGCATTCTGCTGATTGCCAATGCGGATCAGGAGCTGGCTGCATTGTCCTCAAGCGGAGAGCTGCTGCTCGAGGATAACTACAAGAATGATCAATTTAAAAAGCTCGGAATCGTGGATAACCCAGCTTCCGTTAAATCCATGACCGTACACAGCGGACGCGTTGCCCTGCTGCATGATAACGGCGACGTGGTTGTATATGAGACGTCCAACTTCGACGATAACGGGCGGATCATCCCGGTAACCGTGGCTCAACAGGCAGCTCATATCGTTTACGTATCTAATGAGCCGACGGATCTTCTGATCGTGACACTCCAGGACGGAACCGTATGGACAACCGGAACGTATAAAGACCGCTGGAAGCTCAAGGAGCAGATCACAGGGCTTAGCGGGATCGTAAGGACATCCATTTACGGGAATGTGAAGGATTGGTCGGAAGGCTTCTATGCGCAGCGAAGTGACGGAAGCTGGGTACACCACAAGGATGGCCAGAACAAAAATGTGGATGTACCGGTGGTTAAAAGTTTATCCGTTGCGATATCCAATGCGACCCCTTATATAGGAGAGTCGCTGGAAGTGAGCATCCAGGAGAACTACACCAACGGGGCCAAGATCAAGGTGCCGGTTAAAGATGCAAGCATCGAGATCGAGAAGCCGTATTTGTTGAGTGTGCAAAAGAACGGTACGTTGAAATCTGCCGGTGTCGGAAAGACGCAGATTACGGTAACATCGGGCGGCCAGTCCAAATCGGTCACGGTGTCTTCCAGCCTGCGCAACAATTTGAAATTCGCGAAACAGATCAACGGCAATGTCATGGTTCCAGCGAAAGCCGTTATCCAAGCATTGGGCGGAACCTATTCGGCCAAAAGCGGAGGCGTGGAGGCGAAATTCGGACAGACCGTGCTCACGTTCAAAGCAGGCAGCAACCAGGCCAAGCTGAATGAAAGCTCCATCCGTCTCAAAGCTGCGCCCATGAACGACAAGGGCGAGCTGCTCATTCCGGCCTCCGTATTATCCGACGCGCTGGGGGCTAAAACCACCTGGGATGCCAAGTGGAAGCAAGCGCATATCTCCCTTGGCACGGATGCGACCCTGACCGTGGTTTCCAGCGAAACGGTTGGATTGATCAAAAAAGCAATGCAGGGCAATTTGGTTAAGTTCATCGGCCGAACGTATTGGGTGAACGAATTCGAGGACCTGGAACGCTTCTCGAAATTGACGGTAACCGACATTTTGCCTGACGACAAGGGTGAATTCAACGTTATCTTCAAAACGGCATCAGGGAAAACGGTCAAAAGTTATCCTATGCGTTCTTCGGAAGTGACGCAGCTGTTCGCAGACCGTTCCTCGTTGTTAACTTACGACCCTTATAAAAAGTACAAATGGTCCGCGTCCATCTGGAAGCAGATTAAAGCCGGACAGGTTTCCCTCGGCATGACGAAGGAGCAGGTACAGCTGTCATGGGGGAACCCGGCTGCGAAAGACATAACCTCCGGCGGTGGAAAAACCATTGAAACATGGGGATACTCCAATTTTAATATCGTTTCCTTCGTGAATGGGAAAGCTATTTTGATCATCATGTAG
- a CDS encoding Gfo/Idh/MocA family protein: protein MRTVKVGIIGCGMIAGGKHMPCLSKLDNVQIVAFCDLKPERAEEAAQKYGTPDAKVFTDYKDLLAMEEIEVVHVLTPNSSHAAISIDALESGKHVMCEKPMAVTGAEAKAMYEAHLRTGKKLTVGYQNRSNAKSQLLKKMIADGELGDIYFGKAVATRRRGVPTWGVFLDKEKQGGGPMIDIGTHSLDLILWLMDNYEPESVVGSVFHKLKYTENAANEWGSWDPNEFEVEDSAFGYVKFKNGATVIIETSWALNIAESGGNLLCGTKGGADFAKNELRINGERDGSLFLNKIEVNPNARELFRGEEMTDFEYEAKQWIHSIVNDTDPLVKPREAMIVSQILEAVYISAETGKTVYFD from the coding sequence ATGAGAACCGTAAAAGTCGGGATTATCGGTTGCGGAATGATTGCGGGCGGGAAGCATATGCCGTGTTTATCCAAGTTGGATAACGTACAGATAGTGGCCTTCTGCGACTTGAAGCCGGAACGAGCCGAGGAAGCCGCCCAAAAATACGGCACGCCAGACGCAAAGGTGTTTACGGATTACAAGGATCTGCTGGCCATGGAAGAAATCGAGGTTGTTCATGTGCTAACACCGAACAGCTCTCATGCGGCAATTTCCATTGATGCGCTCGAAAGCGGCAAGCATGTTATGTGCGAAAAACCGATGGCCGTCACAGGCGCCGAGGCCAAAGCGATGTACGAAGCCCACTTGCGAACAGGCAAGAAGCTCACCGTCGGGTACCAGAACCGTTCCAACGCCAAGAGCCAGCTGCTAAAGAAGATGATCGCCGACGGGGAGCTTGGGGATATCTATTTTGGGAAAGCAGTCGCTACCCGAAGACGAGGCGTACCGACATGGGGCGTGTTTCTGGATAAAGAGAAGCAGGGGGGCGGTCCGATGATCGATATTGGAACCCACTCCCTGGATCTGATCCTATGGCTGATGGATAACTATGAACCGGAGAGCGTCGTCGGCAGTGTCTTCCATAAGCTGAAGTATACTGAAAATGCCGCGAACGAATGGGGATCCTGGGATCCAAACGAATTCGAGGTCGAAGATTCGGCGTTCGGGTATGTGAAATTTAAAAATGGAGCGACGGTCATTATTGAAACCAGCTGGGCCCTCAACATTGCGGAGAGCGGCGGCAACCTGCTGTGCGGAACGAAGGGCGGGGCGGATTTTGCCAAAAATGAACTGCGGATCAACGGCGAGCGGGACGGAAGCTTGTTCCTCAATAAAATCGAAGTGAATCCGAATGCAAGAGAGCTGTTCAGGGGAGAAGAAATGACGGATTTCGAGTATGAAGCCAAACAATGGATCCACAGTATCGTGAACGATACCGACCCCTTGGTCAAACCGAGGGAAGCGATGATTGTTTCGCAAATATTAGAAGCGGTATATATATCGGCGGAAACAGGAAAAACGGTTTATTTTGATTAG
- a CDS encoding alpha/beta hydrolase family protein — MRFFEMLLFFSSACLLAFQFTVSQRIRRSALLLTSGAGSIFVVIHLLVEGYRVQLLFLYGFTLLMLILSLIDAFKAPAVVQTASRIRRVLGRLFIAMGLLATACFQYVFPVFSFPEPTGEFKVGTQAFHFIDSSREETFGTTATGKRELMVQVWYPAQAGTGQYAPFIPDPRILSYMAANYGLPGFTFQHLKYVSSHAYSGAEVSSAQTSYPLILANPGFGSSRFLHTSQAENLASHGYIVAVIDHTFNTFATEFPDGRITTSTTNDLFSPDHDYRTERGNRDKLGKVLTDDVAFALDQFELIQAGQIPSRFKGKMDLKHVGVFGHSIGGATAYDAAYDPRITAGIDLDGGLYRLRDREGLQKPFLFIHSETEYERLKMVRDDRVYTDAELDRMGSTREWMDQVTEDKKLELKRMRETVGEGGQVLYIDDAEHLNFTDVQFISPIFKILGITGKIAPERASSVINAYMLDFFDMYLKNQGGNLMKGPDSRFPEMKFATSLL, encoded by the coding sequence GTGAGGTTTTTTGAAATGCTGCTATTCTTTTCGAGTGCGTGTTTGTTGGCATTCCAGTTCACGGTCAGTCAGCGTATCCGAAGATCAGCTTTGCTCCTGACCAGCGGAGCGGGCTCCATTTTTGTAGTGATCCATTTGCTTGTCGAAGGATACAGGGTTCAGCTATTATTTTTATACGGATTTACGCTCCTGATGCTTATTCTTTCACTGATCGACGCTTTCAAAGCACCGGCAGTCGTTCAGACTGCTTCGAGAATCCGCAGGGTGCTGGGCCGCCTTTTTATTGCGATGGGGTTACTCGCAACGGCGTGCTTTCAATATGTGTTTCCCGTATTCAGCTTTCCGGAGCCAACCGGCGAGTTTAAGGTAGGCACGCAAGCTTTTCATTTCATCGATTCAAGCCGGGAGGAGACATTTGGCACAACCGCGACAGGGAAGAGGGAATTGATGGTTCAGGTATGGTATCCGGCTCAAGCCGGCACCGGCCAGTACGCTCCTTTTATCCCCGATCCCCGGATTCTAAGTTACATGGCGGCGAACTACGGCCTTCCCGGGTTTACTTTTCAACACTTGAAGTACGTATCCAGTCATGCTTATTCGGGGGCCGAAGTTTCTTCAGCACAGACTTCATACCCGCTGATCCTTGCGAATCCCGGCTTCGGCTCTTCCAGGTTCCTCCATACGTCGCAAGCCGAGAATCTCGCGAGTCACGGATATATCGTGGCCGTGATCGACCACACCTTCAATACATTTGCAACTGAGTTTCCGGACGGTCGAATCACGACCAGCACAACCAACGACTTATTTTCGCCCGACCACGATTATCGGACCGAAAGGGGAAATCGCGACAAATTGGGAAAAGTTTTAACAGATGATGTGGCTTTTGCGCTGGACCAGTTCGAGCTTATCCAAGCGGGGCAGATTCCAAGTCGTTTTAAAGGGAAGATGGATCTCAAGCATGTCGGGGTGTTTGGTCATTCCATCGGCGGAGCGACGGCCTATGACGCTGCTTACGATCCGCGAATCACGGCCGGAATAGACTTGGACGGAGGCCTATACCGACTGCGTGACAGAGAGGGGCTGCAAAAGCCGTTTTTATTCATCCACTCGGAAACCGAATATGAACGATTAAAAATGGTGAGGGATGACCGGGTTTACACGGATGCAGAGCTTGACCGTATGGGCTCAACAAGAGAGTGGATGGATCAAGTAACGGAAGATAAAAAGCTGGAGCTTAAACGGATGCGCGAAACGGTCGGCGAAGGGGGACAAGTCCTCTATATCGACGATGCGGAGCATTTGAATTTTACCGATGTCCAGTTCATTTCTCCTATATTCAAAATACTGGGCATTACAGGAAAAATTGCACCCGAAAGAGCGAGCTCCGTTATTAATGCTTATATGCTGGATTTCTTCGACATGTATCTGAAAAACCAAGGTGGGAACTTAATGAAAGGACCGGATAGCCGCTTTCCCGAGATGAAGTTTGCCACCTCGCTATTATAA
- a CDS encoding putative holin-like toxin, producing the protein MEVKDALSLMFMFGMFILALLTYMKKK; encoded by the coding sequence ATGGAGGTCAAAGATGCACTTTCCTTAATGTTCATGTTCGGCATGTTCATTCTGGCATTGCTTACCTACATGAAAAAGAAATAG
- a CDS encoding GNAT family N-acetyltransferase has product MGEQIVGYALYLERVDVNNRKDKTVYLRQYFIRRQYRRSGLGKRGVDLMRTELFQDTTISIDVLESNPGGKRFWEEIGFKKYYTNMRL; this is encoded by the coding sequence CTGGGTGAACAGATTGTTGGTTATGCCTTATACCTGGAAAGAGTGGACGTAAATAATAGGAAGGACAAAACCGTGTATTTAAGACAATATTTTATCAGAAGGCAATATCGAAGAAGCGGGTTGGGAAAAAGAGGGGTTGATTTAATGAGAACGGAATTGTTCCAGGATACAACCATATCAATTGATGTACTTGAGAGTAATCCAGGAGGGAAAAGATTTTGGGAAGAGATAGGATTTAAGAAATATTATACAAACATGAGGTTATAA
- a CDS encoding Gfo/Idh/MocA family protein: MLNVAMLSKWHVHAEDYARKLQSHGKVKLTAVWDEQPERGREWAARLGADFEADLDTLLQREDIDGVVVDAPTSMHADVMVAAAEAGKHIFTEKAMALTVEECDRISAAVRKAGVKFCISFPARTRPHQLFAKQLIDDHVLGDVTLLRIRNGHDGALNNWLPDYWYDEKQTGGGAMMDLGCHPMYLASWMLGQPKRITSMFHYFTHRAVEDNAQCSIEFVNNAVALVETSLVTYRTPSALEIYGTEGTLMISDDSVRIISKKLELPFSGWISPTQLPKEQPLPIIQWADALLDDKPMPSGLEDGTKLTELLEAAYIAHKENRTVEFK, encoded by the coding sequence ATGTTGAACGTTGCAATGCTAAGTAAGTGGCATGTGCATGCAGAGGATTACGCTAGAAAGCTGCAATCTCATGGTAAGGTGAAGCTCACGGCCGTCTGGGACGAACAGCCTGAACGCGGAAGGGAATGGGCTGCCCGGTTGGGAGCGGATTTTGAAGCGGATTTGGATACGCTGCTGCAGCGGGAAGACATCGACGGCGTTGTGGTGGATGCCCCTACAAGCATGCACGCCGACGTCATGGTCGCTGCCGCGGAGGCCGGCAAGCATATTTTTACCGAGAAAGCGATGGCTCTTACTGTTGAAGAATGCGATCGGATTTCTGCAGCGGTACGCAAAGCAGGCGTCAAGTTCTGCATTTCTTTTCCCGCCCGTACAAGACCGCACCAGTTGTTCGCGAAGCAGCTGATCGATGACCATGTATTAGGGGACGTGACGCTGCTGCGGATTCGTAACGGCCACGACGGTGCTCTGAATAATTGGCTCCCCGATTACTGGTATGATGAGAAGCAAACCGGGGGCGGAGCCATGATGGATTTGGGATGTCATCCGATGTACTTAGCCAGTTGGATGTTGGGTCAGCCCAAAAGAATCACATCCATGTTCCATTACTTCACCCATCGGGCAGTAGAGGATAACGCGCAGTGCTCCATTGAGTTCGTCAACAACGCGGTCGCATTGGTCGAAACGAGCCTTGTGACGTACAGGACCCCTTCGGCCCTTGAGATTTACGGTACGGAGGGCACCTTGATGATCTCGGATGATTCCGTTCGAATCATCTCGAAGAAACTCGAGCTACCTTTTTCGGGATGGATCTCACCGACTCAGCTCCCTAAAGAGCAGCCGCTTCCGATCATCCAATGGGCGGATGCGTTGCTTGATGACAAGCCGATGCCTTCCGGACTGGAGGACGGGACGAAATTGACGGAGCTGCTGGAAGCGGCCTACATCGCACATAAGGAAAACCGAACGGTGGAGTTCAAATAA